One segment of Erigeron canadensis isolate Cc75 chromosome 2, C_canadensis_v1, whole genome shotgun sequence DNA contains the following:
- the LOC122589722 gene encoding protein indeterminate-domain 16, with product MEDNQRELQLLPTPQYTRGPYARAGPSWPLDTIRYRSDNIHFPNLESSSNSTNNGPCLDLQLSISLRPIQPPQDHYMSKSDQNNKQQQGAGRGVEGLKWQAADQIRIATMEKAYAERVREMTKREMELAQSEFSRARHMWERAREEVERVEKMKERATRRIDNSTNCLEITCQACRQTFRH from the coding sequence atgGAAGACAATCAAAGAGAGCTACAGCTCCTCCCTACGCCACAGTACACGAGAGGTCCGTATGCGCGTGCCGGACCATCGTGGCCGTTAGATACGATACGATACCGATCAGATAATATCCATTTCCCCAATTTAGAGAGTAGCAGTAATTCTACAAATAATGGTCCTTGTCTAGACTTGCAACTATCTATTAGTCTTCGGCCAATTCAACCCCCACAAGATCATTATATGTCGAAAAGTGATCAAAATAATAAGCAGCAGCAGGGGGCGGGACGAGGAGTTGAAGGGTTGAAATGGCAAGCAGCGGATCAAATTCGGATAGCAACAATGGAGAAAGCGTATGCGGAGCGGGTAAGGGAGATGACAAAGCGCGAAATGGAGCTCGCACAATCCGAATTTTCGAGGGCAAGGCATATGTGGGAACGAGCACGAGAAGAGGTTGAAAGAGTGGAGAAGATGAAAGAAAGAGCTACTCGAAGGATTGATAATTCTACTAATTGTCTGGAGATTACTTGTCAAGCTTGTAGGCAAACATTTCGACATTGA
- the LOC122589960 gene encoding probable methyltransferase At1g27930 — MPPQEPSSHQPNSLFLYILPQKSSLKLTTIRTKSSLKMNLTKRKLILLLVFVLVGASLLRVLKITISTSYFPTSEMDQNTGNHPSPAYGNKILSEKELQFLSDIVLQKSPCNLLVFGLEDQYLKLPFINKGGSTVFLEDKPEKLIKMNGNVDGTRVFRIRYKTSAKEAYKLLKHARTHPSCSLRSGIRMLTSKCKIALNGFPKEVLKTKWDIIVVDGPGGDGPDSPGRMGAIYMAGVLARAGNNGTNVVVHDVDRTIEKWFSWEFLSEKNLVSSKGKFWNFRIAQKQKLGSLTS, encoded by the coding sequence ATGCCCCCTCAAGAGCCTTCATCCCATCAGCCCAATTCTTTATTCTTGTATATTCTTCCCCAAAAATCGTCTCTCAAACTTACGACAATTCGAACAAAGTCTTCATTAAAAATGAACCTTACCAAGAGAAAATTAATCCTCCTCCTTGTTTTTGTCCTTGTTGGTGCCTCCCTCCTTAGAGTACTTAAAATCACCATTAGTACTTCATATTTTCCGACTTCGGAAATGGATCAAAATACAGGCAATCATCCGAGTCCAGCATATGGTAACAAAATATTATCTGAAAAGGAACTGCAGTTTCTATCTGATATAGTTTTGCAAAAGTCTCCGTGTAATCTTCTTGTATTTGGGCTTGAAGATCAATACCTTAAGTTACCATTCATTAATAAAGGCGGTTCTACTGTTTTTCTAGAGGACAAGCCGGAAAAACTTATCAAAATGAATGGTAATGTGGACGGGACACGAGTTTTCAGGATCAGGTACAAAACTTCTGCAAAGGAAGCATATAAGTTGCTAAAGCATGCAAGAACACACCCGAGCTGTTCCTTAAGGTCCGGGATCAGAATGCTGACTTCCAAATGTAAGATTGCATTAAACGGCTTTCCTAAGGAAGTGCTTAAGACTAAGTGGGATATAATTGTTGTGGATGGGCCAGGTGGGGACGGGCCGGATTCACCAGGAAGAATGGGTGCTATATATATGGCTGGTGTCCTTGCACGAGCCGGAAACAATGGGACTAATGTGGTTGTACATGATGTTGATCGAACGATTGAGAAGTGGTTTTCTTGGGAGTTTTTGAGTGAAAAGAACCTGGTTTCTTCTAAGGGGAAGTTTTGGAATTTCAGGATAGCTCAAAAACAGAAACTGGGTTCTTTAACATCTTGA
- the LOC122589889 gene encoding uncharacterized protein LOC122589889: MMGRNNEETRITQTTQKGGVERDMLKSLFKTTETGRPNSMIIKREHRVIIPPHIIAEAISTLHGVDLRWSGPITPAEMQYVEEYVVAKYPEYSNALVQGKDKTDLNELCVKEEPAELSPDDKKKSPRGVFRETFASNFHDLVRIQLEPSRLLDILTKKSSYLGSFISIPEIQARNKVLKQCGLPDEEYLVLFTSSYRDAMMLVGESYPFFRGNYYMTIINEEHDYIKAFAGYKDAKVISAPETWLDLRIKGSQLSQYFRRKSKQSPKGLFSYPANVNGTHYSMHWVSEAHRNQWHVLLDATAMVMGEDRLHLALHRPDFVLCSPENMSTRSSNITCLLVRRKSFETTAVPQVP, from the exons ATGATGGGGAGAAACAATGAAGAGACTAGAATAACTCAAACTACACAAAAG GGAGGAGTTGAACGAGATATGTTGAAATCCCTTTTCAAGACGACAGAAACTGGGAGACCAAATAGCATGATCATTAAG AGAGAACATAGAGTCATCATACCTCCACATATCATAGCAGAAGCCATATCAACTCTACATGGGGTGGACCTAAGATGGTCAGGACCGATCACGCCTGCAGAAATGCAATATGTGGAAGAATACGTTGTTGCAAAGTATCCAGAATATTCAAATGCACTTGTCCAAGGAAAAGATAAAACTGACCTTAATGAGCTTTGTGTCAAAGAAGAGCCTGCAGAACTTTCACCAGATGACAAGAAGAAATCACCAAGAGGGGTATTTCGTGAAACGTTTGCAAGTAATTTCCATGATCTGGTAAGAATTCAGCTCGAGCCATCAAGATTACTGGATATCCTTACTAAAAAGTCATCATATCTTGGAAGCTTCATCTCAATACCTGAAATTCAAGCAAGAAACAAAGTTTTGAAGCAGTGTGGGTTGCCTGATGAAGAGTATCTTGTTTTATTCACCTCAAGCTATCGTGATGCCATGATGTTGGTGGGTGAAAGTTACCCATTTTTCAGGGGTAATTACTACATGACAATCATAAACGAAGAACATGACTACATAAAAGCGTTTGCAGGTTACAAGGACGCAAAAGTGATATCAGCACCCGAGACATGGTTAGATCTGAGGATCAAAGGTTCACAACTCAGTCAATATTTTAGAAGGAAAAGTAAGCAAAGCCCAAAAGGCTTGTTCTCTTATCCTGCGAATGTAAATGGGACCCACTACTCAATGCATTGGGTGTCCGAAGCCCATAGAAACCAATGGCATGTTTTGCTTGATGCAACTGCAATGGTTATGGGCGAAGATCGCCTCCACTTAGCACTCCACAGGCCCGACTTTGTGTTATGCAGTCCTGAAAACATGAGCACTCGTTCTTCAAATATTACGTGCTTACTTGTTAGGAGGAAATCGTTTGAAACTACAGCAGTGCCACAAGTGCCTTAA